The Calothrix sp. PCC 7507 DNA segment TTGGCTAGAATCACCAGATGCGGATGTTGCAGTGCCGCAAAACCCTAACTCACCAAAATTGGCTGATGTGGTTTTTCAACCCATAGACTCATCATCGCAGTTATGGGATGCATTGTTTGCTGATGAAGATTCTGAACCAGCCCCGTCTCTAAGCATATCTAGTTTGCCACCAACAGAAGTTGCGGCGACGGAGAGTTTACCTACTCAGCTAGCGAGTGCGGATACAATTACATATCTGACAGACTTATTAGTTGATTTCGGTGAGCAGGAACAGTTGCTTCCTGTTTCATCTCCAGAGGCCGTAGTCACAACTCCAACAGTGACAACTGTTACGGAAAGATCAGAAGTCGTGGTTAGCGATGAGGAGCAAGAGCAGCCTTTAGATAACTACATTTTGGCTTCACCGCAAGAAAATTTGCTTTCTCCAGTGGCTAACGCAGCTAATACTATTCCTGATATTTCCCTGGATGATGTGCAGTTGCAGCAATTGGAACTGGACTTGGCTAATTTAGATATTACCGCAGATTGGGATAGTTATAGCCAGCAGGAACTGTATGCAGAATCTCAACAGACGGCAGCTTTCTCGCGGTTAGATATCCCGCAACTTGTGCCTACTTCCATTCCTCAGCCAGAAGTTGAGTTAGATTTTAGCCCTACATCTGAAAAAAAAAAGGAAGTCACAATTCCCAATTCAGACAGCAAGCATCCAGAAATTTCTTTGCCCAATGTCCTTGACTCAATCTGGTATCTAGGAATTGATTTGGGAACAACAGGAATTTCCGCTGCATTGTTGAATCACTCAACTGCTGTTGTTTATCCCATCCATTGGTCAGCAGAGAACCAAGCCGGAGCAACTTCTTTTCAGCAATCGCTGCGTTTACCAGCAGAGGTTTATTTACCTGCAGTTCCTGTACCTCAGGGAGAGGGTGAAAGCACGGAAGCTAGTGAACAGAAGGTGTCTGATAGCCTAGTTGCCACTGATACAGTTCCTAAGTCGGCTCCGGAACTGACGAATAATCTTTACTCGGCACAATTGAAGCCATATTTACAAGTAGCTATTCCCTATAAAAATGCCCGACAAAAATGGGAACCTGTGCTGCAATTTAATGAGTTTTCTGCCGGGCCTTTGATTTGGGTGGTGCGATCGCTCTCGAAACTGCTGTCAACTCTCAAATCCGATCGCCACAGCACTACTCAAGGTTTAACCGCTACGGCTGTGGGTTTAGATGAAAAAACCTTCAGTAGTATTATTAGTAACATTGCTGGTGTGATTTGTACTTGTCCAGCTAGTTGGTCAGAACAATATCGCTTCAATGTGCGAGAAGCTTTACTGACTAGTAAAATAGTCCCACATCCACAACAAGTATTTTTTATTGAAGAAGCGATCGCTAGTCTACTGAGTGTACTCGATGGCGCTAACGGTGAAAACATTCAGGTCAGCGATATCCAGGGTCTGCATCCCATTAAAAGCAGCGAACAGCCTCTAGTCGGTAGCACCCTGGCGATTAATATCGGTGCAACTGCCACAGAAATGGCTCTAGTAGATTTGCCAGATACTCTAGTTCAATTGGCACATCAAGATTTCATGCTCCACAGTTTTGCCTATGCTGGTAAGGGGATTGAGCAAGATATTATCTGCCAGCTACTATTACCACCAAAATCTCGGCAATCACGGGCGGAAATTCAAGGTGATGACAAAACTATTACCAGTAATCCTTGGCATTGGCAGCCCAGTATTCCCGGTTTAGACCAAATGCAGTGGCAGAGTTTGGGGTTAGAAGAATTAGAACTACCCCGTGTCGGGGAACCTGATATCACGGTGCGAATTCGCCTCCAGCAACGTCTGGAAAGTTCGCTTTTGGGACAGGCGGTGCTGGATGCGGCTTTGGCTTTGAAGCTAATTTTGCAACATCATGACTCATTTACCCTAGATTTAGCCGATCAGCGATGGGTGCTGCAACGACGAGACTTAGAAACCCAGGTGTTAGTCCCGTTTGTGCGCCGCCTCAATCGAGAACTTAATAAGTTGTTGGTGGCTCGTGGGATTCCGACAGAAGCAATTAATCAAGCTATCTTGACTGGTGGCGTAGCTTCTATCAACACGGTGAACCGTTGGCTACGACAAAAACTCCCCAATGCCAAGATTTTGCAAGACTCATATCTGGGTGACAACGGCGCTCCTAATTGCAGTCGAGTGGCTTACGGGTTGGCTATGCTACCTTTGCATCCCCAAGTTTTAGATATCCCCAGACAACAATATACTGACTATTTCTTATTTACAGAATTGCTGCGGCTTTTACCAGACCGCTCTTTATCTTTCAGTGAAGTTGTGCAGTTATTCGAGGGGCGCGGTATTAATACTCGGACTTGTCAGCAACGCCTGCTGGCTTTCTTGGAAGGTGAGTTACCTCCGGGTTTGATACCTAACAATCTAGATTCTACCTGGCTGACTCAGAGTTCCCATGAAAATCCAGATTATCAGGCGATCGCTGCTACACCACTTTTTGAAAAACAAGGCAGCCTGAGTTATCGTCCTAATTCGCAACAACTTTTGTCCCTGCGTCACTATCTAGAGGCGATCAAAGCTAGTACTCAGCAGTCTCTTGAAGAACCATATCTGGTTAATTTCGCCTTAGAAGTTTCTCAATAACCCCAATTCATCAAAAAAGGGAACGGGGAATGGGGAACAGTGTTTTCTATTCTTCAGTCCCTTTTGAATGAACGCAGCGCGGGAATGAGACAACCTCATAAACGTTATTATCAAGCTCTCATTTCCACAAGAGGATAGAGTTTTTCATAAAATTGACCAAGGTATTGTCTAAGTAGAATTACTGTTTAATTCGCTCAATCAGAGCTTACCTCAACATTTTTATATATAAAATTTTACGGAAAATACGGAAAGTTTAAAATACCCCTGTCTAATTAAAAGATTCTGTAAAGTTCATCTTAGTAGATTTTCCTGAGTAACAAAATTGTCTATATTAATCTCACCTCATTGACAAACTTCAGTATAAACAAACACAAAAAAGTTTAAATTAAAAACTCAGACTCGCATAGTTTAGGTCGAGGCGCAAAACCCACCATTTTCTAGGATTTGGTGTTATTTTATTGAACTCACAATCATCGTTAACTGAACTATATTGCAGCACAGGCGATCGGGCAAATAAATATTTAAGTACTATTGTATTTATGACTACCTATAATACTGAGAGCAAGAGTTATGCCGTGGACAACTTAGCCCTACTAAACCAGCTTTATTCATTTCATGTTCCACGAAAGCCTTTACACCCCTCCGTCACCAGTTCGACAAAACGATTGATTGATATTCTCGGTGCCATAGTTGGGCTAATAATCACGGCTTTGGTAGTTATTCCCGTAAGCATTGTTACTATAATTGATAATCCGGGCCCAATATTTTATTCTCAAATTCGCTGTGGTCTGAAGGGAAAACCATTCCGCATCTGGAAGTTTCGTTCGATGGTTGTCAATGCTGACCAACTTAAGCATCTGGTGAAAAACCAAGCTCAAGGCCACATTTTTAAATCTGTTGACGATCCACGCATTACCCGCGTGGGTAAGTTCTTGCGAAACACTAGCCTAGATGAATTCCCTCAATTTTGGAACGTCTTGTTGGGGGATATGAGTTTAGTTGGGACTCGCCCACCTACTCCTGATGAAGTCATGCACTACGAACCACACCATTGGGAAAGATTACGCGTCAAGCCTGGTATGACTGGGGAATGGCAAGCTAACGGTCGCTCCAGCATCAAAGATTTTGAAACTATCGTGAGTATGGATATCAATTATCAACTTAAGTGGTCTGTAGCTTATGATCTGCTTTTGATTTTGAAAACTATCTGGGTGGTGTTCAAAAAGAGCGGCGCTTATTAACAGTTATCAGTTATCAGTTAACAGTTTCATAATATGGAACATAATGGGAAGCATAAAAACTTTGACTCTTGACCTTTGACTTAAGAGGGTGTTTGAAAAGTCTTTTTCTCGGTATCAAATATTTCTTCACCCCACCCTAACCCTCCCCTTATAAAGAGGAGGGAACCGGATTTTATTGTTTCCCCCCTTTATAAGGGCAGGGCTGTTTCATTCCCTAAAAGGCTCTGATTTACAAGCGTTTCAAGCAAAAAAGTCAGGTGACTAAAAAATCTGATTGGGCAAGAAAATCGCGTTAGCACTGAAATTTACTCGTTGAGGTGGTAGCTTTTCGATGACCAAATCAAGCAAATTTCTGACTCATACTCTTGACAAAACATCTAAGTTATCGAATGAAACAGCCCTGCTTTATAAGGGGAGGGAACCGGATTTTATTGTTTCCCCCCTTTATAAGGGGGGATTAAGGGGGGTAAGAATGTAATTAAAATCACAGCGAAATACTTTTCAAACATCCTCTAAGTCACAGTTTTTCACCCCTTTACGCCACTACTGGTTTCAGTTGGTACGATGTAGCGCTGTAAAAATATAAATAATATCAGCACTGGGGCAATAGAAATTATAGAGCCAGCCGCTATTAACCGCCAGTCAAGGGAAAAAGTACCCGCTAGCTTGGCTACTCCTAGCGGAAGCGTGTATAAATTTTCATCTTGAATGACGATTAAAGGCCAAAGAAAATCACTCCAAGAGCCAATAAATACGAAAATAGCCAAAGTCACTAGTGCTGGGCGGATTGCTGGGATCATAATATGCCACCACAAGCCTAACTCCGAACTGCCATCCATGCGTGCCGCTTCTTCTATTTCTTTGGGAACGCCCATAAAAGCTTGCCGCAATAAAAAAATGCCAAAGGCAGAAGCTAAACTGGGAAAAATCATGCCCAAATAAGAGTTTCTCAATCCTAGTTGGACTGTCAAAATGTACAGGGGAATCATGACGATCTGGAAGGGGATCATAATCGTAGAAACGATCGCAATAAAGATCCAGTCTCGCCCCGGAAATGACAGTCTCGCTAAGGGATAAGCGGCTAATGCACAAAAAAGTAGATTCAAGACAACAGTTAGCACCGCCACCAATATACTGTTATGCAGGTATTGTCCAAAAGGTAAAGACTGCCACACACTAAAGAAATTATTGAGTGTGGGTTGATTTGGCCACAACTGCGGTGGCGACTGCAAAATATTTTCTGTTGGAGATTTCAAAGCTGTACTGATTAGCCATAGCAGCGGGAATAGCGTCACCAGGGCGATCGCTCCTAACAGTCCATATACAATTAGAGTCTGTAGTCTTTTGTTATTGGTCATTGGTCATCAGTTATCAGTTATCAGTTATCAGTTACTCCCCCATTCTGTATAAACAGCTTGTAATGGTCTATCCCAAGGTTGGGTAGGTAATTGGGGTAAGTAGGCAAAGTCAAACACAATGCCGATAGTGGGTTTTGTGTTCCATTGAGGGAGACTAAGCAGGCGATCATAATATCCTCCACCATACCCCAAGCGATATCCTTGATAATCACAG contains these protein-coding regions:
- a CDS encoding sugar transferase, with protein sequence MTTYNTESKSYAVDNLALLNQLYSFHVPRKPLHPSVTSSTKRLIDILGAIVGLIITALVVIPVSIVTIIDNPGPIFYSQIRCGLKGKPFRIWKFRSMVVNADQLKHLVKNQAQGHIFKSVDDPRITRVGKFLRNTSLDEFPQFWNVLLGDMSLVGTRPPTPDEVMHYEPHHWERLRVKPGMTGEWQANGRSSIKDFETIVSMDINYQLKWSVAYDLLLILKTIWVVFKKSGAY
- a CDS encoding carbohydrate ABC transporter permease produces the protein MTNNKRLQTLIVYGLLGAIALVTLFPLLWLISTALKSPTENILQSPPQLWPNQPTLNNFFSVWQSLPFGQYLHNSILVAVLTVVLNLLFCALAAYPLARLSFPGRDWIFIAIVSTIMIPFQIVMIPLYILTVQLGLRNSYLGMIFPSLASAFGIFLLRQAFMGVPKEIEEAARMDGSSELGLWWHIMIPAIRPALVTLAIFVFIGSWSDFLWPLIVIQDENLYTLPLGVAKLAGTFSLDWRLIAAGSIISIAPVLILFIFLQRYIVPTETSSGVKG